A portion of the Sabethes cyaneus chromosome 3, idSabCyanKW18_F2, whole genome shotgun sequence genome contains these proteins:
- the LOC128743925 gene encoding metaxin-2-like, which produces MSAITDEYLKNQIASEPWPKTAYLYQPYEEGQILLAENASCLAVRTYLTMLELPFKVEQRANAEFISPGGKRTKLPVLRVENYTYAEFEPILSFVEQKKLTLTEALSAEDKDDIRTYLCLVEQIFTNAEQYISWLDPKVLNEITKQRNGCVYPFPLNHIQNWRKERSVRRQLSVAEFLTLKLEEVVQRVDKLCESLSMKLGKQLYFYGDEPTELDALVFGHLFSIFTMTLPNNVLAETINNHKNLTIFCKNVEEKYFKKSASTAKKA; this is translated from the exons TTATCTCTATCAACCGTACGAAGAGGGTCAGATTCTGTTGGCCGAAAACGCCAGTTGCTTGGCAGTACGTACTTATCTTACGATGTTGGAGCTACCGTTCAAGGTTGAACAACGGGCTAATGCAGAATTCATTTCCCCGGGGGGCAAGCGAACAAAACTGCCTGTTTTGCGGGTGGAAAACTACACATACGCCGAGTTTGAACCTATTCTTAGCTTTGTCGAGCAGAAAAAATTGACATTGACCGAAGCTTTGTCAGCCGAGGATAAGGACGATATCCGTACCTACCTTTGTTTAGTGGAACAAATTTTTACTAATGCAGAG CAATACATCAGCTGGTTGGATCCAAAAGTGCTAAACGAAATAACCAAACAACGTAACGGTTGCGTTTATCCTTTTCCACTAAATCACATTCAAAACTGGCGCAAGGAACGATCAGTGCGCCGCCAGCTAAGTGTGGCGGAATTTTTAACTCTGAAACTTGAGGAAGTTGTTCAAAGGGTAGACAAGCTGTGCGAATCTCTCAGTATGAAATTGGGGAAGCAACTCTATTTCTACGGCGATGA gCCCACTGAATTGGATGCGTTGGTGTTCGGACATTTGTTTAGTATTTTTACAATGACCCTGCCAAACAATGTACTGGCTGAAACCATCAACAACCACAAAAACTTAACAATTTTCTGTAAAAATGTAGAAGAGAAGTACTTTAAAAAATCTGCCAGTACCGCCAAAAAGGCCTAG
- the LOC128743918 gene encoding DNA-directed RNA polymerase III subunit RPC2 produces MGIGEKYWNTDSKNYKKVQKMLEDKWKLVPAFLQVKGLVKQHIDSFNYFINVYIKNIVRANDEVKSDADPCFYVKYLNVSIGMPDVEDGFNNTKSTTPHECRLRDMTYAAPITVDIEYTRGTQRVVRNNILIGRMPIMLRSSNCVLTGKSEFELSKVNECPMDPGGYFVIRGTEKVILIQEQISWNKMITEDYNNVIQCQVTSSTHEKKSRTILLSKHGKYYLKHNSMTEEIPVAIIFKAMGIASDQEIMQLVGIDTETQKRFAPSLLEAAGHKVYTQQRALEYMGSKLIAKRFTTAATKYKTTADEARDLLATTILAHVPVSNFNFQVKAIYVALMIRRVMAAELDKSAVDDRDYYGNKRLELAGSLLSLMFEDLFKRFNWELKAIADRNIPKVKAAQFDIVKHMRAASISIGLETAISTGNWTIKRFKMERAGVTQVLSRLSYISALGMMTRVNSQFEKTRKVSGPRSLQPSQWGMLCPSDTPEGEACGLVKNLALMTHITTEVDEEPVIRLAYNSGVEDIRLLGGETINNPKVFMVFINGNILGVTIGYKRLVEVFRMMRRKGLIGSFVSIHTSFTQRCVYIHTDGGRLCRPYIIVQGGCPLVQQEHIEQLKVGLRKFEDFLHDGLIEYLDVNEENDSFIAYQEIDIDPEKTTHLEIEPFTLLGVCAGLVPYPHHNQSPRNTYQCAMGKQAMGIIGYNQKNRIDTLMYNIVYPQTPMVRSRTIELTNFDKLPAGQNATVAVMSYSGYDIEDALILNKASIDRGYGRCLVYKNSKCTIKRYSNQTFDRIMGPMKDSLTNKIIFKHECLDTDGIISPGEKVLSKQTMVNKEMPAVKSTNPIEQKEAGQQPIAYSAVPITYKSTEPSYIEKVMVSTNNDEEFLVKILLRQTRRPEIGDKFSSRHGQKGVTGLIVEQEDLPFNDYGMSPDMVMNPHGFPSRMTVGKTLELLGSKAGVLEGKFHYGTAFGGSKCQDLQDELFKNGFNYLGKDVFYSGITGEPLEMYIYSGPVYYQKLKHMVQDKMHARARGPRAVLTRQPTQGRSREGGLRLGEMERDCLISYGASMLIMERLMISSDAFDVDVCNVCGRLAYSSWCHNCRSSASVSKISMPYACKLLFQELTSMNIVPKLKLHNY; encoded by the exons ATGGGAATCGGGGAGAAATATTGGAACACCGACAGTAAAAACTATAAGAAGGTGCAAAAAATGTTAGAG GATAAATGGAAACTAGTACCGGCTTTTCTGCAAGTAAAAGGTTTAGTTAAGCAACATATCGATTCGTTCAATTACTTTATCAATGTGTATATAAAAAACATAGTCCGGGCAAACGACGAAGTTAAGAGCGATGCCGATCCTTGCTTTTATGTTAAGTATCTCAACGTTAGTATTGGCATGCCAGACGTTGAGGATGGTTTCAATAATACTAAATCGACAACTCCTCACGAATGTCGGCTTCGGGACATGACTTACGCGGCACCGATTACAGTGGATATTGAGTACACTAGAGGAACGCAGCGCGTTGTGAGAAATAATATACTAATCGGACGTATGCCAATCATGCTTAGGTCGTCAAACTGTGTGCTAACGGGAAAATCGGAGTTCGAACTATCTAAAGTTAATGAATGTCCGATGGATCCTGGAGGTTACTTCGTGATTCGCGGAACTGAGAAGGTCATTCTTATTCAGGAGCAGATTTCTTGGAACAAAATGATCACCGAGGATTATAACAATGTTATACAGTGTCAGGTTACCAGTTCCACACATGAAAAGAAGTCGAGAACCATTCTATTGTCGAAGCACGGTAAATATTACTTGAAGCACAATTCAATGACGGAGGAGATTCCGGTCGCCATTATTTTCAAAGCAATGGGTATCGCATCTGATCAGGAAATTATGCAGCTAGTTGGAATAGACACAGAAACTCAGAAACGGTTTGCCCCTTCACTGCTAGAAGCGGCTGGTCATAAAGTCTATACCCAACAGCGTGCCCTGGAATACATGGGCTCAAAGCTAATTGCAAAACGATTTACAACAGCTGCCACAAAGTATAAGACTACGGCTGATGAGGCGAGAGATCTGCTGGCTACCACTATCTTGGCACACGTCCCAGTGTCGAATTTCAACTTTCAG GTGAAGGCGATATACGTTGCATTGATGATTCGCCGCGTAATGGCTGCTGAGCTGGACAAATCTGCCGTTGACGATCGAGATTACTACGGCAATAAGCGTCTTGAATTAGCAGGATCTTTGCTGTCACTTATGTTTGAAGATTTATTTAAACGATTCAACTGGGAGCTGAAAGCGATTGCCGACAGAAACATTCCGAAAGTTAAAGCCGCTCAGTTCGACATTGTGAAGCACATGCGGGCGGCATCGATATCGATAGGTTTGGAAACGGCCATCTCAACCGGAAATTGGACCATTAAGCGATTCAAGATGGAACGGGCGGGGGTGACGCAAGTGCTTTCCCGCTTGAGCTACATTTCAGCACTCGGGATGATGACACGAGTAAATTCACAGTTTGAGAAGACCAGGAAAGTTTCCGGGCCACGTTCGTTGCAGCCAAGTCAGTGGGGTATGCTCTGTCCATCAGATACGCCGGAAGGAGAAGCCTGTGGGTTGGTTAAGAATCTAGCTCTGATGACGCACATTACGACTGAAGTGGACGAGGAACCCGTCATTCGATTGGCGTACAATTCCGGTGTAGAAGACATTCGCTTACTAGGTGGTGAAACCATCAATAATCCGAAAGTTTTCATGGTATTTATTAATGGTAATATTTTGGGAGTAACCATTGGATATAAAAGATTGGTAGAGGTGTTTCGTATGATGAGGCGAAAGGGATTAATCGGTTCATTCGTATCAATTCATACATCTTTTACCCAGCGTTGCGTTTACATACACACGGATGGGGGCCGCCTATGCAGACCCTACATTATTGTTCAAGGCGGTTGCCCTTTGGTACAGCAAGAACACATCGAACAACTTAAGGTTGGACTCCGGAAGTTCGAAGATTTTCTACACGATGGTTTAATCGAATATTTGGATGTGAATGAAGAGAATGATTCATTTATCGCTTACCAGGAAATTGATATTGATCCAGAGAAAACGACTCATTTGGAAATTGAACCGTTTACGTTGCTAGGAGTTTGTGCAGGTTTGGTCCCATACCCTCATCACAATCAGAGTCCGCGTAATACTTATCAATGTGCTATGGGAAAGCAGGCGATGGGAATCATTGGATACAATCAGAAAAATCGCATCGACACACTTATGTATAATATCGTTTATCCACAAACACCAATGGTACGGTCGCGAACTATCGAGTTAACGAATTTCGATAAACTGCCAGCTGGCCAGAACGCAACCGTTGCCGTTATGAGTTATTCTGGATATGATATAGAGGATGCTTTGATTCTAAATAAAGCCTCAATAGACCGTGGCTACGGTCGTTGCTTGGTGTATAAAAACAGTAAATGTACTATTAAAAGGTACAGTAATCAAACTTTTGACCGCATTATGGGTCCGATGAAGGATTCACTCACCAACAAGATAATCTTTAAGCACGAGTGTCTCGATACGGATGGAATAATTTCTCCCGGAGAGAAAGTGCTTTCGAAGCAAACAATGGTCAACAAAGAGATGCCAGCAGTCAAATCTACCAATCCAATAGAGCAGAAAGAAGCCGGTCAGCAGCCGATTGCCTACAGTGCCGTTCCCATCACCTACAAAAGCACCGAACCAAGTTATATCGAAAAGGTTATGGTTTCGACCAACAATGATGAAGAATTTTTAGTAAAGATTCTGCTGCGGCAAACCCGTCGACCAGAGATAGGTGACAAGTTCAGCTCGCGACACGGACAAAAAGGTGTTACCGGTTTAATTGTCGAGCAGGAAGACCTTCCGTTCAACGATTACGGAATGTCCCCAGATATGGTAATGAACCCTCACGGTTTCCCTTCCCGTATGACAGTTGGTAAAACATTAGAATTACTAGGCAGTAAAGCCGGTGTGTTGGAGGGTAAATTTCACTACGGTACAGCTTTCGGTGGATCGAAATGTCAAGACTTGCAAGATGAGTTATTCAAGAACGGTTTCAACTATTTAGGCAAAGATGTGTTCTATTCTGGCATCACGGGCGAACCGCTTGAAATGTACATTTACTCGGGTCCCGTTTACTACCAAAAGCTCAAACATATGGTCCAGGATAAAATGCATGCCAGAGCTCGAGGCCCCCGAGCAGTGCTCACTCGACAGCCGACACAAGGACGTAGCCGCGAAGGAGGTCTCCGTTTGGGAGAAATGGAGCGGGATTGTTTGATATCGTATGGAGCTTCGATGCTAATTATGGAGCGGCTGATGATTTCATCCGATGCCTTCGATGTGGACGTATGTAATGTTTGCGGAAGACTTGCTTATTCCTCTTGGTGTCACAACTGCCGGTCGTCTGCAAGTGTGTCCAAAATATCCATGCCCTATGCGTGCAAGCTGTTGTTCCAAGAATTAACCAGCATGAATATTGTTCCCAAACTAAAGTTACACAATTATTAA